A window of the Arachis duranensis cultivar V14167 chromosome 5, aradu.V14167.gnm2.J7QH, whole genome shotgun sequence genome harbors these coding sequences:
- the LOC107487644 gene encoding uncharacterized protein LOC107487644, which translates to MGNCQAAEAATVVIQHPGNKIERIYWSVSARQVMDSNPGHYVGHVIHSSNHFKLLRPTDTLLIGQLYRLISFQDVLKEFAAKKSVKLGKLLKDRAALGFEMKHKDLSNPNPSTAKVERGGEVHGMRSSSSSKKKKKGSGGGGQQWRPALQSIAEFGT; encoded by the exons ATGGGAAACTGCCAGGCGGCAGAAGCAGCCACCGTGGTGATCCAGCATCCAGGGAACAAGATCGAGAGGATTTACTGGTCTGTTAGTGCTCGCCAGGTGATGGACTCCAACCCTGGTCACTACGTTGGGCATGTCATTCACTCTTCCAACCACTTCAAGCTTCTTCGTCCCACTGATACGTTGCTTATTGGCCAGCTTTACCGCTTAATCAGTTTTCAAG ATGTGTTAAAGGAGTTTGCTGCCAAGAAATCCGTTAAACTTGGCAAGCTGCTCAAGGACAGAGCTGCTCTAGGGTTTGAAATGAAGCACAAAGATCTCTCTAATCCCAATCCTTCTACTGCTAAG GTGGAACGGGGGGGAGAGGTTCATGGAATgagaagcagcagcagcagcaagaagaagaagaaaggaagtgGCGGTGGGGGTCAACAATGGAGGCCAGCCTTACAGAGCATTGCAGAATTTGGAACTTGA
- the LOC107487643 gene encoding uncharacterized protein LOC107487643: MAGTRAQHAAPFAFLLLLLCLWASAVLVLADEHSLCLNQNSTLQLSRGFPVGKSPGSKPGVTVVVERVRIRGLSRFRNLSKFAHSMKVKVLPADPNVRIPNIEICFHRNASLAVGMCSQGQWEKVTKGSWVRSMSPFDHKLLDIRTAGSTLENFEVSVEEEFFAYRVVLLILGITLMSLASFLSKSLAFYYSSAMAVGVILVILMILYQGMKLLPTGRKSSLGIFIYSSAIGFGTFLLRYVPGLIRAVLTELGIDEDMYNPLAIFLLAFVTILGAWLGFWVVRKLVLTEDGSVDISTAQFVVWAIRILAAVMILQSSMDPLLGALALLCGSLVNVMKRALRSRFLRRMRRSMFKSPKKNRRRSQDPDSSPFDNSNDGHAYNMQSKEDSTFLQRPLKSFTLSPCKSSERVFTRTPPKKLTEDLFPSIIHNTPERRKYSAAEWDAFTKESTEKALEELVSSPDFSKWLSTNADRITVTPNSRNDEQRTWQFWS; encoded by the exons ATGGCGGGTACTCGTGCTCAACATGCTGCTCCTTttgctttccttcttcttctgttaTGTCTTTGGGCTTCTGCGGTTCTGGTATTGGCTGATGAACATTCTTTAT GTCTTAACCAGAATTCGACACTGCAGCTATCACGTGGCTTTCCTGTGGGGAAATCTCCTGGTTCTAAGCCTGGTGTTACTGTGGTTGTCGAAAGAGTTAGGATACGCGGACTGTCGAGGTTTAGAAACCTGAGTAAATTCGCGCACTCCATGAAAGTGAAGGTGTTGCCTGCAGATCCAAATGTTCGCATTCCAAACATAGAGATCTGTTTCCATAG GAATGCATCTCTTGCTGTAGGAATGTGCTCACAAGGCCAGTGGGAAAAAGTTACCAAGGGTTCTTGGGTTCGATCAATGTCTCCTTTTGACCACAAGCTCTTAGATATAAGGACTGCTGGCTCAACACTGGAAAATTTTGAGGTGTCTGTCGAAGAAG AATTTTTTGCATATCGTGTTGTGTTGTTAATATTGGGTATTACTCTAATGAGCTTGGCATCCTTCTTAAGCAAATCGTTAGCATTTTATTATAGCAGCGCAATGGCAGTTGGGGTCATTCTTGTGATACTTATGATTCTTTACCAG GGAATGAAACTGCTTCCAACTGGTCGGAAGAGTTCTCTtggtatatttatatattcatCTGCT ATTGGTTTTGGGACCTTCCTCCTCCGCTATGTGCCAGGCTTAATTCGTGCAGTGCTTACAGAGTTAGGAATTGATGAAGACATGTATAATCCT TTGGCAATATTTTTGCTTGCCTTTGTCACGATACTTGGAGCCTGGTTGGGGTTCTGGGTGGTCCGCAAACTTGTCCTGACTGAAGATGGATCTGTGGACATAAGCACTGCTCAATTTGTTGTATGGGCCATTCGCATTTTGGCTGCTGTTATGATCCTTCAg AGTTCAATGGATCCTCTGTTGGGAGCATTGGCCTTATTATGTGGATCACTGGTCAACGTGATGAAGAGGGCGCTTAGATCTAGATTCCTTCGTCGCATGCGCAG GAGTATGTTCAAATCACCTAAAAAGAACAGGAGGAGATCCCAGGATCCTGATTCATCACCTTTTGATAATTCAAATGATGGACATGCGTACAATATGCAAAGCAAAGAGGATTCTACATTTCTTCAGCGTCCACTAAAAAGTTTCACCctgtcaccttgtaaatcttctGAACGAG TTTTCACTAGAACACCACCGAAGAAGCTAACAGAGGATTTATTCCCATCCATCATACACAACACACCTGAGAGAAGAAAATATTCAGCAGCAGAATGGGATGCGTTCACTAAGGAGTCCACTGAAAAAGCCTTAGAAGAACTTGTTTCATCTCCTGATTTCAGTAAATGGCTGTCCACTAATGCAGATAGGATAACTGTAACGCCCAACTCCAGAAATGATGAGCAGCGTACGTGGCAGTTTTGGTCTTGA
- the LOC107487642 gene encoding heptahelical transmembrane protein 4, giving the protein MGGEDEAVESVSGGCSRAGKRRRLWKKMKSQLVEYHALPGYLRDNEYILRHYRPEWPMKQVLLSIFTIHNETLNVWTHLIGFFIFLALTIYTAMKVPKVVDLNTLQHFPDLHKLQSELLTCLPSMPDFHKIRDELRTTLNSMDMLPSISSWHVKELLYNCLPERFSSANHTDSCVLHSVKEDLANIIAPLMIRPITRWPFFAFLGGAMFCLLASSVCHLLSCHSERISYIMLRLDYAGIAALISTSFYPPVYYSFMCYPFFCNLYLGFITILGIATILVSLLPVFQSPEFRTIRASLFFGMGLSGAGPILHKLYLFWGEPEVFHTTGYELLMGAFYGIGALIYATRIPERWMPGKFDIAGHSHQLFHIFVVAGAYTHYRAGLVYLRWRDLRGC; this is encoded by the exons ATGGGTGGTGAAGACGAAGCGGTTGAGTCGGTTAGCGGTGGTTGTTCACGGGCAGGGAAAAGGAGGAGGctatggaagaagatgaagtccCAGCTGGTGGAGTACCACGCTCTACCTGGTTACTTGAGGGACAACGAGTACATCCTCCGCCATTACCGCCCCGAATGGCCTATGAAGCAGGTCCTTCTCAGCATCTTCACCATCCACAATGAAACACTCAATGTTTGGAC GCATCTGATTGGGTTTTTCATATTTCTGGCATTGACCATATACACTGCCATGAAAGTTCCAAAGGTTGTAGATCTTAATACACTGCAGCATTTTCCCGACCTGCACAAATTACAATCAGAGCTTCTCACTTGCCTCCCTTCCATGCCTGATTTTCACAAGATCAGGGACGAGTTAAGGACTACATTGAACTCAATGGATATGCTTCCGTCAATCTCAAGTTGGCATGTAAAAGAACTTCTGTATAATTGTTTGCCGGAAAGATTTTCCAGTGCCAATCATACCGATTCTTGTGTTCTG CATAGTGTAAAGGAGGACCTGGCAAACATCATAGCACCACTGATGATTAGACCAATTACAAGGTGGCCTTTTTTCGCATTTTTAGGAGGGGCAATGTTTTGCTTGCTAGCTAGCAGTGTCTGCCATCTACTCTCTTGCCACTCCGAGCGCATATCTTACATTATGCTCAGGCTCGACTATGCTGGCATTGCAGCCCTGATATCTACCTCATTCTATCCCCCAGTATATTACTCTTTTATGTGTTATCCATTCTTCTGCAACCTTTACTTGGGATTCATTACCATATTGGGAATCGCCACTATCTTGGTTTCTCTCCTTCCAGTCTTTCAAAGTCCAGAATTCCGCACCATCCGGGCATCCCTCTTTTTTGGGATGGGTTTGTCTGGTGCAGGACCTATACTGCACAAGCTGTATTTGTTCTGGGGTGAGCCTGAGGTATTCCATACAACAGGTTATGAGCTTCTGATGGGTGCTTTCTATGGTATTGGAGCACTGATCTATGCCACCAGGATTCCGGAACGGTGGATGCCTGGGAAATTTGACATTGCTGGACACAGTCACCAGTTGTTTCATATATTCGTCGTGGCTGGGGCGTATACTCATTATCGTGCTGGATTGGTTTATCTCAGGTGGCGTGACCTTAGGGGTTGCTGA